The Catenuloplanes niger genome includes a window with the following:
- a CDS encoding molybdenum cofactor biosynthesis protein MoaE has protein sequence MITVTDQPLDIAAHEAAVSDARAGAVVSFAGVVRDRDHGRSVELLEYEAHPSAESVLREVAAELLADPDVYAVAVSHRYGPLKIGDVALVAAVSTAHRAAAFTACARLVDEVKARIPVWKRQVFTDGTDEWVNCA, from the coding sequence ATGATCACCGTTACCGACCAGCCCTTGGACATCGCCGCCCACGAGGCCGCGGTCTCGGACGCGCGTGCCGGCGCCGTCGTCTCGTTCGCCGGCGTCGTCCGCGACCGCGACCACGGCCGCTCCGTCGAACTGCTCGAGTACGAGGCCCACCCCAGCGCCGAATCCGTCCTGCGCGAGGTCGCCGCCGAACTCCTCGCCGACCCCGACGTCTACGCCGTCGCCGTCTCCCACCGCTACGGCCCCCTCAAGATCGGCGACGTCGCCCTGGTCGCCGCCGTCAGCACCGCCCACCGCGCCGCCGCCTTCACTGCCTGCGCCCGCCTCGTCGACGAGGTCAAGGCCCGCATCCCGGTCTGGAAACGCCAGGTCTTCACGGACGGCACCGACGAATGGGTCAACTGCGCCTGA
- a CDS encoding ATP-binding protein, whose amino-acid sequence MDPIRNPYAPGAGQRPPELAGRDREVEAFEVVLERIARGRPERSLVLTGLRGVGKTVLLNSLRSQAIGRLWGTGKIEARPDTSLRRPISAALHMAVRELAGRHRAPDRIDEFLGVLKAFALRSNDDGAKLRDRWQPGIDVPATRGRADSGDIEIDLVELFTDAAAIATDVGTGIAIFIDEMQDLGAPDISALCAACHELSQLGGPLIVVGAGLPHLPAVLSAAKSYSERLFRYQRIDRLDRAAADRALTAPALREDVDYEPKALDLLYEKSGGYPYFVQAYGKATWDHAPRSPITAEDVRVAAPEAETELAVGFFGSRFERATPAERDYMRAMATLASDDDGLDGAVPTSDIARSLGRRPASLSPARDALIKKGLIYSGERGTVAFTVPHFGRYLRTQPL is encoded by the coding sequence GTGGATCCGATCCGGAACCCCTACGCCCCCGGCGCCGGTCAGCGCCCACCCGAGCTCGCCGGCCGGGACCGCGAGGTCGAGGCGTTCGAGGTGGTCCTGGAACGGATCGCGCGCGGCCGCCCCGAACGCAGCCTGGTCCTCACCGGTCTGCGCGGCGTCGGCAAGACCGTGCTGCTCAACAGCCTGCGCTCGCAGGCGATCGGCCGCCTCTGGGGCACCGGCAAGATCGAAGCCCGGCCGGACACGTCGCTGCGCCGCCCGATCTCCGCCGCGCTGCACATGGCCGTCCGCGAGCTGGCCGGCCGGCACCGGGCACCGGACCGCATCGACGAGTTCCTCGGCGTGCTCAAGGCGTTCGCGCTGCGCTCCAACGACGACGGCGCCAAGCTCCGCGACCGCTGGCAGCCCGGCATCGACGTGCCCGCCACCCGCGGCCGCGCCGACTCCGGCGACATCGAGATCGACCTGGTCGAGCTGTTCACGGACGCGGCCGCGATCGCCACCGACGTGGGCACCGGCATCGCGATCTTCATCGACGAGATGCAGGACCTGGGCGCGCCGGACATCTCCGCGCTCTGCGCCGCCTGCCACGAACTCTCCCAGCTGGGCGGCCCGCTGATCGTGGTCGGCGCCGGCCTGCCACACCTGCCCGCGGTCCTCTCCGCCGCGAAGTCCTACTCCGAGCGACTGTTCCGCTACCAGCGCATCGACCGCCTCGACCGGGCCGCGGCCGACCGGGCACTCACCGCACCGGCGCTGCGGGAAGACGTCGACTACGAACCGAAGGCACTCGACCTGCTCTACGAGAAGTCCGGCGGATACCCGTACTTCGTACAGGCCTACGGCAAGGCCACCTGGGACCACGCGCCACGCTCCCCGATCACCGCGGAGGACGTCCGGGTCGCCGCCCCCGAGGCCGAAACCGAACTGGCCGTCGGCTTCTTCGGCTCCCGCTTCGAACGCGCCACCCCCGCCGAACGCGACTACATGCGCGCCATGGCCACGCTCGCCTCCGACGACGACGGCCTCGACGGCGCCGTACCCACCTCGGACATCGCCCGCTCCCTCGGCCGCCGCCCGGCCAGCCTCTCCCCGGCCCGCGACGCCCTGATCAAGAAGGGCCTGATCTACTCCGGCGAGCGCGGCACGGTCGCGTTCACCGTCCCACACTTCGGTCGATACCTACGAACCCAACCCCTCTAA